A single window of Colletotrichum destructivum chromosome 9, complete sequence DNA harbors:
- a CDS encoding Putative CsbD-like domain, YjbJ superfamily protein, with amino-acid sequence MSASNDNTSTLKSYVDSATGAAQNFVGSLTGNTADQNKGEAKQDKGQVEHDASHATAKLPGFTATAQGVSKDDPDRASGSWNQTVGSAKETVGGLVGSENLKQQGREQNLEGQSQEAKGQLNDYTSGIGNRVQGTIGSAVAGLTGDKAGQEHYQGLHDTGKTQQRGAEHDIQKQAEAKQ; translated from the exons ATGTCTGCCTCTAACGATAACACCTCCACCCTTAAGTCCTACGTTGACTCTGCCACCGGCGCTGCCCAAAACTTCGTTGGCTCCCTCACCGGCAACACTGCCGACCAGAACAAGGGCGAGGCTAAGCAGGACAAGGGGCAGGTCGAGCACGATGCGTCCCACGCTACCGCCAAGCTTCCTGGATTCACTGCTACCGCCCAAGGTGTGAGCAAGGACGACCCTGATCGTGCCAGCGGTTCCTGGAACCAGACCGTCGGCTCTGCTAAGGAGACTGTTGGTGGTCTCGTTGGCTCCGAG AACCTCAAGCAGCAAGGCCGCGAGCAGAATCTTGAGGGTCAGTCGCAGGAGGCCAAGGGCCAGCTCAACGATTACACTTCTGGCATTGGCAACCGTGTCCAGGGAACCATCGGTAGCGCCGTCGCTGGCCTTACTGGTGACAAGGCTGGCCAGGAGCACTACCAGGGTCTGCACGACACGGGCAAGACGCAGCAGCGAGGTGCTGAGCACGACATTcagaagcaggccgaggccaagcagTAA